A single window of Sander lucioperca isolate FBNREF2018 chromosome 22, SLUC_FBN_1.2, whole genome shotgun sequence DNA harbors:
- the sncgb gene encoding synuclein, gamma b (breast cancer-specific protein 1) isoform X1: MDVLMKGFSMAKDGVVAAAEKTKAGMEEAAAKTKEGVMYVGSKTKEGVVSSVNTVANRTVDQTNIVGDAAAAGANEVSQASGEGVENVGASTGMINQEEPVYEGEYGGMEQGGDGGEGY, translated from the exons ATGGATGTACTGATGAAGGGGTTCTCCATGGCCAAGGATGGTGTGGTGGCCGCCGCAGAGAAGACCAAAGCCGGCATGGAGGAGGCAGCTGCCAAGACCAAGGAAGGGGTgatgtatgtag GCAGTAAGACAAAGGAGGGAGTTGTGTCATCAGTAAACACAG TGGCCAACAGGACCGTAGATCAGACCAACATCGTTGGAGACGCAGCGGCGGCCGGGGCCAACGAAGTGTCACAGGCGAGCGGGGAGGGGGTCGAGAACGTCGGCGCGTCGACTGGGATGATCAACCAG GAGGAGCCTGTATACGAG GGAGAATATGGAGGAATGGAGCAGGGTGGGGATGGAGGAGAG
- the sncgb gene encoding synuclein, gamma b (breast cancer-specific protein 1) isoform X2 — translation MDVLMKGFSMAKDGVVAAAEKTKAGMEEAAAKTKEGVMYVGSKTKEGVVSSVNTVANRTVDQTNIVGDAAAAGANEVSQASGEGVENVGASTGMINQGEYGGMEQGGDGGEGY, via the exons ATGGATGTACTGATGAAGGGGTTCTCCATGGCCAAGGATGGTGTGGTGGCCGCCGCAGAGAAGACCAAAGCCGGCATGGAGGAGGCAGCTGCCAAGACCAAGGAAGGGGTgatgtatgtag GCAGTAAGACAAAGGAGGGAGTTGTGTCATCAGTAAACACAG TGGCCAACAGGACCGTAGATCAGACCAACATCGTTGGAGACGCAGCGGCGGCCGGGGCCAACGAAGTGTCACAGGCGAGCGGGGAGGGGGTCGAGAACGTCGGCGCGTCGACTGGGATGATCAACCAG GGAGAATATGGAGGAATGGAGCAGGGTGGGGATGGAGGAGAG
- the sncgb gene encoding synuclein, gamma b (breast cancer-specific protein 1) isoform X3, producing the protein MDVLMKGFSMAKDGVVAAAEKTKAGMEEAAAKTKEGVMYVGSKTKEGVVSSVNTVANRTVDQTNIVGDAAAAGANEVSQASGEGVENVGASTGMINQGY; encoded by the exons ATGGATGTACTGATGAAGGGGTTCTCCATGGCCAAGGATGGTGTGGTGGCCGCCGCAGAGAAGACCAAAGCCGGCATGGAGGAGGCAGCTGCCAAGACCAAGGAAGGGGTgatgtatgtag GCAGTAAGACAAAGGAGGGAGTTGTGTCATCAGTAAACACAG TGGCCAACAGGACCGTAGATCAGACCAACATCGTTGGAGACGCAGCGGCGGCCGGGGCCAACGAAGTGTCACAGGCGAGCGGGGAGGGGGTCGAGAACGTCGGCGCGTCGACTGGGATGATCAACCAG